In Carya illinoinensis cultivar Pawnee chromosome 9, C.illinoinensisPawnee_v1, whole genome shotgun sequence, the following are encoded in one genomic region:
- the LOC122275392 gene encoding uncharacterized protein LOC122275392 — MDAGSPRISEQWPQASAQGLMDSGLLVDHSVQPAACTLCQRILSPENDASGDLETVGVCGDCKFLFLEDHGTPRRNSYQRRLPRGRRTRYSSSESVENLFSQEFSHMINLARQNQSSISGNEDRSLEGDAMTRLLQHSSSRSTPSRSRSVRWVLSDTESDGVDHLDSLYGESESSFSFGQYGALHGESDAISFSAYGGDSDVSVGGHSFHDPEMFAQPDEGSIFDSDTDIDPMHAGLNQWDLEEEEEDEGEEEEEEDGVWEEADAEEYTVESAEARGRLQHFLTSEDAVSWRLREGYVHTIFGNLDEAEFLPYVRNSGDYLDASGFEELLVRLAETDSLRRGAPPAALSLVNSLPCVVIDEQHEKHEGLACAICKEVLTSGTKANQLPCFHLYHPSCILPWLTTRNSCPLCRYELPTDDKDYEEGKQNSIGRVEIHEIQQENVSEDSSSDVFDRAEADGGLEFYPGSSEERELLDVDPATDISGREGGRGRWYFLAAAPIVGLVGIVLVWWLGNPLMQGRVPPSHCSFREQRHRQIHISDSSPSQRENRSRRWWSLF; from the coding sequence ATGGATGCAGGCTCACCAAGAATCTCAGAACAGTGGCCTCAAGCCAGTGCCCAAGGCCTTATGGACAGTGGTCTACTTGTTGACCATTCTGTCCAACCAGCAGCATGTACTTTGTGCCAAAGAATCCTTTCTCCTGAAAACGATGCAAGTGGTGATCTTGAAACTGTTGGTGTATGTGGGGACTGTAAATTCTTATTTCTTGAAGATCATGGCACCCCCAGGCGAAACTCATATCAGCGTAGGTTGCCTAGAGGAAGAAGAACCAGGTACAGCAGTTCTGAGTCTGTTGAAAATCTTTTCTCACAAGAATTCTCGCATATGATTAATCTAGCAAGGCAAAACCAATCGAGTATCTCTGGGAATGAGGATCGATCTCTAGAGGGTGATGCTATGACTAGGTTATTGCAGCACTCAAGTTCCCGTTCTACCCCAAGTAGATCTAGAAGTGTAAGATGGGTACTCTCTGATACTGAAAGTGATGGTGTTGATCATCTGGATTCTCTTTATGGAGAGAGTGAGTCAAGTTTCAGTTTTGGTCAGTATGGAGCTTTGCATGGTGAAAGTGATGCTATTTCCTTTAGTGCCTATGGAGGGGACTCAGATGTTTCTGTTGGAGGACATAGTTTCCATGACCCAGAGATGTTTGCTCAACCAGATGAGGGTAGCATTTTTGATAGTGATACTGATATTGATCCAATGCATGCTGGCCTCAACCAATGGGacttggaggaggaggaggaggatgaaggagaagaagaagaagaagaagatggtgtGTGGGAAGAAGCTGATGCTGAGGAATACACAGTTGAATCTGCAGAAGCAAGAGGTCGACTTCAACATTTTTTGACTTCTGAGGATGCAGTCAGTTGGAGGCTTAGGGAAGGTTATGTTCATACTATCTTTGGTAACTTGGATGAAGCGGAGTTTTTGCCTTATGTCAGGAATTCTGGGGATTATCTTGATGCAAGTGGCTTTGAAGAACTGCTGGTGCGTCTTGCTGAGACTGACAGCTTGAGACGGGGAGCACCTCCTGCAGCATTGTCTTTAGTAAATAGTTTGCCTTGTGTAGTAATTGATGAACAGCATGAGAAGCATGAAGGCTTAGCATGTGCAATATGCAAGGAAGTGTTAACCAGTGGCACCAAAGCAAATCAGCTTCCTTGCTTTCACCTTTATCACCCTTCCTGTATCCTGCCATGGCTGACCACAAGAAATTCATGCCCCCTTTGTCGGTATGAGCTTCCTACTGATGACAAAGATTATGAGGAGGGGAAGCAGAACAGTATTGGTAGAGTGGAAATCCATGAAATCCAGCAAGAAAATGTAAGTGAGGATAGCTCCTCTGATGTCTTTGATAGAGCTGAAGCTGATGGAGGGCTTGAATTTTATCCAGGCAGCTCAGAGGAGAGGGAGCTGCTGGATGTGGATCCTGCTACTGATATCTCTGGCAGAGAGGGTGGTAGAGGGAGATGGTATTTTCTTGCAGCTGCTCCAATTGTCGGTCTTGTGGGCATTGTGCTTGTATGGTGGTTAGGCAATCCTTTAATGCAGGGAAGAGTACCACCAAGCCATTGCAGCTTCCGAGAACAGCGCCATCGTCAAATTCACATTTCTGATTCCTCACCTAGCCAAAGGGAGAATAGAAGCAGGAGATGGTGGTCACTTTTCTAG